The following coding sequences are from one Hymenobacter sp. DG25A window:
- the guaB gene encoding IMP dehydrogenase, with amino-acid sequence MADYAAKIAFEALTYDDVLLLPAYSEVLPRDADTSTQLTRNIRLNLPFVSAAMDTVTEAEMAIAMAQEGGIGVIHKNMSIRAQAELVRRVKRSESGMILDPFTLAENATLGDARKLMRDNKIGGIPIVDGQHRLKGILTNRDLRFEKDMTRAVSEVMTREKLVTAMAGTELARAEDILQESKVEKLPVVDTEGRLVGLITYKDIRKRRRSPNACKDEFGRLRVGAAVGVTPDLLERVKALVEAGVDVVSVDTAHGHSKGVLDAVRNIKHHYPTLEVIAGNVATAEGARALADAGADAVKVGVGPGSICTTRIIAGIGVPQLSAVMEAARGLEGTGVPLIADGGVKFSGDVVKALAGGAASIMIGSLLAGTEEAPGEVIIYESRKFKSYRGMGSVEAMEEGSKDRYFQDAEDDIKKLVPEGIVGRVPYKGGAGEVLYQLAGGLRAGMGYCGAATIEKLQEARMVRITGAGLRESHPHDVQITSESPNYSSR; translated from the coding sequence ATGGCTGACTACGCTGCCAAAATTGCCTTCGAGGCGCTTACTTACGACGACGTCCTGCTGCTACCTGCCTATTCGGAGGTATTGCCCCGCGACGCCGACACCAGCACGCAGCTGACCCGCAACATCCGGTTGAACCTCCCCTTCGTTTCGGCGGCCATGGATACCGTGACCGAAGCCGAAATGGCCATTGCTATGGCCCAGGAAGGCGGCATTGGCGTCATCCACAAAAACATGAGCATCCGGGCCCAGGCCGAGCTGGTGCGCCGTGTGAAACGCTCGGAAAGCGGCATGATCCTGGATCCGTTTACGCTGGCGGAAAATGCCACCCTGGGGGACGCCCGCAAGCTGATGCGCGACAATAAGATTGGCGGCATTCCGATTGTGGACGGTCAGCACCGCCTGAAAGGCATTCTGACCAACCGCGACCTGCGCTTTGAGAAAGACATGACCCGCGCCGTATCGGAGGTGATGACCCGGGAGAAGCTGGTAACGGCCATGGCGGGCACCGAGCTGGCCCGCGCCGAGGACATCCTGCAGGAATCGAAAGTTGAAAAACTGCCGGTGGTGGATACCGAAGGCCGCCTGGTGGGCCTGATTACTTATAAGGACATCCGGAAGCGCCGCCGCTCGCCCAACGCCTGTAAAGATGAGTTTGGCCGCCTGCGCGTAGGCGCCGCGGTAGGCGTAACGCCTGATTTACTGGAACGTGTAAAGGCCCTAGTAGAAGCCGGCGTAGATGTGGTAAGTGTGGATACCGCCCACGGCCACAGCAAAGGCGTGCTGGATGCCGTGCGCAACATCAAGCACCACTACCCCACCCTGGAAGTTATAGCCGGCAACGTAGCCACCGCCGAAGGAGCCCGCGCCCTAGCCGATGCCGGCGCTGACGCCGTGAAAGTGGGCGTAGGCCCCGGCTCTATCTGCACTACCCGCATTATTGCTGGTATTGGCGTACCCCAACTCTCGGCGGTGATGGAAGCTGCCCGCGGCTTGGAAGGTACCGGCGTGCCGCTGATTGCGGATGGGGGCGTGAAATTCTCCGGTGACGTGGTGAAAGCCCTGGCCGGTGGCGCAGCCTCTATTATGATTGGCTCCCTGCTGGCCGGCACCGAGGAAGCGCCCGGCGAGGTCATCATCTACGAAAGCCGCAAGTTCAAAAGCTACCGGGGCATGGGTTCTGTGGAAGCCATGGAAGAGGGCTCGAAAGACCGGTATTTCCAGGATGCCGAAGATGACATCAAGAAGCTGGTGCCGGAAGGCATTGTGGGCCGCGTGCCATACAAAGGTGGCGCCGGCGAGGTACTGTACCAACTGGCCGGAGGTTTGCGGGCCGGTATGGGCTATTGCGGAGCCGCTACCATAGAAAAATTGCAGGAGGCCCGCATGGTGCGCATCACCGGGGCCGGCCTGCGGGAGTCGCATCCCCACGATGTGCAGATTACCAGTGAGTCGCCTAACTACAGTAGCCGCTAG